The nucleotide window TGTGCGTTGTAACCATCCTCTTCACTGTCTGTTTATAATTGTCATGGTTGGAAAGCATTGCTTTATTTCATGAGTAATTCATAATACAACCAGTCTGTCATGAGTCTGTGATCTGGTTTTgccatgttctgttttccccgtcaatctcaccatgttcaggttaatcatccacagctgttttcatttagttaatcagcctcggtgtatttaagtgtctggtcttcagtttctccgtgtcaggtcatctgctctgttctgtcatgtcactggtttgttctcctggttttaTGTTTGAGTTTGTAGTTGTAGTAAATGTTCAAGTTTCTGCCACAaatctggtctcctgcatttgggtccttcaccaccatccctgacacaGTCTGTTTTGAGATATGAGTTTCTTTTCTGCTCCTTCCTTTGAGCAggtttattcttattttttaactgcattttccTCCCTTGTGAACAGGAGAAGGTTGAGTGGGCTAATAGTGTTGTCATTTCTGTCATTATGTGTGTCTTTCTTGCAGGTAGCAGGTATGGGGATTTATTACAGTGGAACTCCTTTGGTTTTAGGCCCATCTACAGATGGGACTTCTATAAAGAGTGTGTGCACCGCTTAATACAAATATCCATATGTGTGTGTAGCTATGCTGCCGACCCTGGTTTTGCATCACACCTTTGCTCGTCCATACCAGAGAGGTCTTTACTGCAGTGACTCCAGTCTGAAGTACCCCTACCAGAGCAGCACCGTACCCACCTCAGTGCTTCTTATAGTGGGCTTGACACTCCCCGTGGTGTCCGTAAGTCTCCTCCACAGAACGGCCGCTCGGGTTTGACGTCTGTGATGTGGCAATGGAGGAGTGACCATGTTAGACAGAATGctaataaaatcctgttttggttttatttttgtatctctATAAATGTCACTCCTTCGCTCTGAGCCTTCAACACACGACGTCCTCAAACCCGACTTTTTTCTGATGTCCCGGGATGCCAGCATGCTCTTTGTGCTGCTGCTATTTTGTCCTGTTCATGTGTGTGTCACAGACCAGGtgcttctgtcttttctttctctttctcaCACACCCTTGTCTTCTCTCTTTGTGTCTCTTGTAGCTAGCCTGCCTTTCCTGATCATTGAGACTAGCACCGTTAATCCGTACCAGCGTGGGTTTTACTGTTCGGACGAGTCCATCCGCTACCCCCAAAAAGAGGGAGACACCATTAGTGATGCTGTGCTTTGCGGTGCTGGCATTCTTATTGTCAGCTTCTCTGTAAGTCCAAACCCACACCTCTCTCTGCTGTCCCTGTAACACCTTTGCTTCTTCCTTCTCCTCAGGCTGGACACCTAACAAGCACCTCATTTAGAGTGTTAGTCACTCCCACCGTGCCGTGTCTCACAGAAGACTTCCTTCCTGCTTCATGTGCTGTATGTCCCCCCCCCCAACTTCATTAGACAGTTTTGATCACTTATTTCATCCACACTTATActaggttttgtttttcctatGATTAgaaaatgtatgtgtgtgcaaaGACATGGATACTGAAGTCCAAAGAGAGGTTAGGGTCCAGCTCCTCCTTCCATCTCCGCTTCATCCTCCCCATGCTCCCGCTCAGTTCTCCCCCATCACAGTCTGAGTTATTCCACTAGAAACAGCACAAACTTCTCAGACTAATTACTGGATGTGTGTTCTTAAAAAAGGACTGGCTCCAGCTTTGTGTAAGCAGATTAAAGCAGGTCAggttttccaaaaaatattatGACATATATTTCAATTAAGGACATGTGCAGAAGCTCAGGGATCTTTACAGCCCCCAGACTCTCTGTTGCTAAGCCCCCTCATAAGCTCCCAGACTGAAGCGTCACCTCAGTGGCGTCTCCCTTCCATTAGCTCGGTGGGCACACTCACATAAACAGTCTGGGAAGCTGCTCTGCCTATTAGAACCAGGAGGCTGAGGCTGTGTTGGTTAGTTCCTACATGCGTCAGCAAAGATGGAGTGTCCAGCACAGCTGTGTTACAGCAGCAgtgtctgctgcagcagaatgcCCTCTCTCCTGTCCACATACTGGTTACACACCTTCCTCGCTTAAACCTTGTTGCCAGGAGAATTCCTCTGGTGTTGTTTGGGGCGTGTCTGCTGTGACAGAGAAGCTCACTTTTTTGAAGAAACTTCAACAAGATAGAGTAGCTGAGGACGTGAGCTGATCCAGCCACCTGCAGCtccaatcttctgatcagaacAATAGCTTACCCAAACAAACCGAAACACCACAGGATTTGTTTCTTCTTGCTGCTGGTCGGCCATGCGACCACCCACCATGCTGTGCTAGTTGTTTATAACAGCTGATTGACTCAATTTATTCTTCCTTTCTGGAGAactgtgcagatttttttcaggaaaCATTTGTAACAGTTCTGTCCAAACTTCCTTTTTGATCTGCCTCGAAAGCATTGCAGTCAAAGTACAACTCGTGGTTTGATGCATCTTCTGGGGAATGTTGCATTTTGGACATAGAGCAAGTCAACTAGATGTCACTTAGAATAGCAGAAGCTGGATTCTTCAGAGTAGACGGCATGTTTTGATGCTGTCCTTGGAGCTGTTAGAGCAGGAGCCCAACACAACCTAAAACCATCTGGCTGGATCATCTCTTGCGTTAAGTCTAGCCTATTTTAACTCAGATGAAAAGTAAATGATAATGGACCATCAATCTCTTCTATAATTAATCTGTGCCAGCCTGACTCACATACTCAGTCTAGACTATTAGTGatagcaattttatttttccttattgCTGCCGCGTCAGTCTGCATCACCTCTTTGAGAACAGCACTGTGGTTTGTCAACCTCACATCCCATCCGCAGTGCCTGAGGGAAAGGCAGGCCATGCTCattgtaaatgtttgtcttcaCTCATTCCACTGTTTCACTCATCCGTGTTAAACCCAAAACCTGTATCTAAAATGTCCTAATATCAAGCTTCTTTGCTTCCTGcatgttaaaacatttgtctGTCTGCACCATCAGCTAGCTGGAAGTTGCCCCATACTTTACCTGTTCACACGGGAAATCCTTTTCTTTTAGATAATGATCGGAGAATGCTTCAGGATTCATCAACTTCATGACGGAACCAAGTCCTTCGTTGGCAATCCTTATGTTGCAGCTCTCTACAAACAGGTCAGCTCGGCTTCTCACCAGAGTGTGGTACAAACTGGACAACAGCTCAGATGAGTTCTTctttaacagagaaaaaatcataaagcaaacaaagtaaaacattactttttacATGAGTGTGTCAGTTCTGCCCTCAGACTTGTATGTCTGGAGGATCAaaagagcagcagaaaaaagcGATTTCCAGGATTTATTAAATGAGGGGGAGTGCCCAGTCCAGAGCTAGGCAGAGGGCAAGACAGAGTTGGCTGGCCTCTAAATGTGTCCAAAAGTTGGTTGGTTCTATAGAAAACCACCAATCTGGTAATTGATCTGTCAGTGAGGCGATCTTTAAACTGCTGCAGGTGTACAGGAGGTGTGACCTGTAAAGCCAGACCAAACCATGAATATCCAACTCTCCGCCCAGCTCCTGTACAAAGGCAGGAAGACAGAAAGAGACggtaaaaagacaggaaaacaaaaaaactacaaaacggatttttgtctttgtagTGTTACAGTTAGAACAGCAAAAACGAGCTGCAGAGTTTGGAACAACTctgcaaaacttaaaaagattTCGATCCCTTGTTATAATCCTTTTACAAACAATTTTTGGAGTTGGAGGTTATGCTTTACTAACTTCATGCTTTCTAACATCTTCCAGATCGGCGTGTTTCTCTTTGGCTGTGCCGTTAGCCAGTCTTTCACAGACATCGCCAAAGTGTCGGTGGGCCGGATGAGACCGCACTTCTTGGATGTGTGTAAGCCAGATTTCTCCACCATCGACTGCTCGGTTGGGTACATCACCAACTACACCTGCACTGGCAGAGACAGTGAAGTACAAGAGGCCAGGTTGGTGACCACAGTTCTAAAACTGACAAATGTTTTGTTCTGGTGGTGTTTTGTTCTGTACTTTGAAGTGGGAGTGAATTACTAATAGAATTCTTTGCATCTGCAGGAAATCCTTTTTCTCAGGACATGCCTCGTTCTCACTGTATACCATGCTCTACCTTGCTGTAAGTAGTCTTTACACTCCTGCCGACAGTCAAACACACAATCATGAGAACAATAGCTGACAGATTGTAGAGTGATTTAAGGAAAAGGGCTGCTCTCTGATTATGGGATTCACTGCTGGAGGAAACCTCATAAAGAAAGGTCACCCGAGCGCTCTGCCGGCTTCATGGCTGAAGACACCTGTTCTTCCAGTGAGATTTAGCACCTCACACTCTAATTATAGTCTCGCACATCATTTCAAAACTACAGTATCCTAGTTATTTCCTGCGCTCTGTTCCTCTGTGCAAGGAAGAGGTTTGTCCGACTGCAAGGTGGACCCGGTTCTCAGTAAAAGTTCTGCTGTATTGTGTTTTGCTGCCAAACTGTAAGAGTGCCATGTGGGTATTTCCCAGCCTTTGAGTGAACCTACAGCCCCATTCTGGTCAgaggaaaagatgaaaatgagCAAGGGAATCTGCAGGGAATGAATGGAGACGTTCTGCATCCAAACCGCATCGTGACACACTAGTCAGAGAGCAGTGTTCCACTTGTGGCAAACTCAGGACTGATGCCAGCTGTAAACACACAGACCCATAGCAGCTGAAGAAGTGGAATACAAAAAGATAAAACCCACATCAGGCTTTTCCTTTGGAGCAACAGGAGTCAAATGCACTTTGTTTTCTCAATTGAGCTAATTTAAATGCAGGGAAGAGCTGTGGAGTAGAGAGCCAAGTGTGTCAAATAGGAGAGCATGGACAGTTCCATCAGATTTACAGTGTTCCCTTGTTATTGCAGGagttacatgctaaaaaaaaaatcaacaaaacatcAACTCTGCAAAGTAGCAGTACAGATGTTTTAGGTTCTTCCCTCCACACaattttctcagacagacatgaacattttcatactttttttctcaaagttcaaacattcttaaagaaataaatccagttttctaaaatgaaaagaaagatcAGATTACAAAACAAGACTGATGCTGATCTGAAGAGCTGCACATATCTGTGAGAATAATATATAGAGAATAatgagaataataataaaaagagaaagattaGACCGATGGCCTGCTGAAATtcaaaattaggattaaaaatgaattttgaatTTGTATCAAATGTAAATTGAACTGAAAGTTGcactacctgcgataatgctagtgtgaatgctttttgtggAATCTGgttgttgaaaatgctgaagcagttTAATCTAATTGCTGAAggtatttgctgaaaatacaaaagctatttgcaaaatgcaaaatttgctaaaagacttgaaattttcttaaagaactatgaaagagtgcagaagttgatctaaatttctgaaaaatcgGTAGTAAGATTGCTTAAAGATTctcaatacatgccaattttgctaaaacatgtagtgtgttgcttaaatataaactaaactctaaattagcccaaatagccttaaaagctagcacattgctaaaatactagcttaaattaaaaagcctaaaaatcctcggtaaaattagtcaaaaacattagcctgttgctaaaatattagcttaacttaaaTGTAGataacaaacctcagtagataacaaattaaccgaAAAaggttagcatgctgctaaaatattagctaagctcaaaagtagcctaacaatctcaggaaataataaatttgcttaaaattgttagcatgttgctaaaatattaggtacaATTAGTATAAAAATACCTCAGTTGTTGCCAAATTAccaaaatgagctagcataatgctaatataataGCTTTTTgccaaatgatttaaaaattacTGTAAGCCATgatttcaaagtgcacaaagtttatgaagaatttgaagactttctcattcatttcccatggggcatattttacttaatattttaaaaactataaagtagaataaaatgaaaatacaagcagtgtcagtcctgaacgagctgaacgttttgataccaagattactgaaatcactgaaagtgtgattgacatcctgaaaaacgtacagaaagaagcaggagaatcattatagtgtgaatgttgtaacccattcacacatttaaaattaatttactaatatttgtttttgaatctactttgaaaaaaaagcaagtgtCCTGTAATGAATGTACCAGTTTAAACCTCTTCACATAAAACAAAtgctctgtgttttcttttatacatTTGCTTGCAGCACAAAAAGGATCAAAGTTAAATGTTCATGCACGATggtactggaattatcatgttaatggttgaaaagtcaCAGTAAATCAGAGAACAGAAACCCTAGAGGGTTAACGCTCAGTAAAAACACTATCAGCTCTTTGTTTGTCTTCATCAAACCTGTCCTCACAACATAGACGACTGCAGCTCTTGTCACTCTTGGGTTTTCCCCTCAGTCTTGTCTGCTGGGCTTCTCTTTAGCACGCGTGTGATGAACAGAGAGGCCTCTGCCTCGTCTCTAACCGCAGCCTCGTGTCATCTGCTAAAAAGCTGCCTGTGGTCATGCTGCATTGCATTGTATTTACTTGCACATTCTGGTGCTGAATCTGAATATAACGTGGTAAAAGTACTAAAAGTTTCAGGGTTGCACATATTGGTACAAACCACATTTGCAGGAGCACAGCCACAAACAGCAAGCAGCTGTTGTCCACTTCACCTGATGTGCTCTacacaaatatattaaataactgcttttgtgttttaaatataaaaggtCTGGACCACAACAATGCTTTGAAGTGTGAGAAAAGAGGGAAATGCTCtgagtttttgtcatgttttcgtTTGTTTGTGATTTGTTTGGTTTAACACGGAGTTTGACTCTCAGCAGGAAGCACAAAGAAATAAAGTCTCACTGGAATGCTTCTGAAAACCACAGGACTTGGTGCCGCTCTTGTTTCCCTCTGTCATGGGAGCGCGCCAGGGCTTCTTTTGCTGCTTTCTGTTGTAATGTTCTTCAAATTCAATTGTTAGAAAGCCATTGAAGGAGCACAAAGGCAAAAGCCCGACTCATTGTGGTTTAttgatagaatagaatagaatagaaNNNNNNNNNNNNNNNNNNNNNNNNNNNNNNNNNNNNNNNNNNNNNNNNNNNNNNNNNNNNNNNNNNNNNNNNNNNNNNNNNNNNNNNNNNNNNNNNNNNNNNNNNNNNNNNNNNNNNNNNNNNNNNNNNNNNNNNNNNNNNNNNNNNNNNNNNNNNNNNNNNNNNNNNNNNNNNNNNNNNNNNNNNNNNNNNNNNNNNNNNNNNNNNNNNNNNNNNNNNNNNNNNNNNNNNNNNNNNNNNNNNNNNNNNNNNNNNNNNNNNNNNNNNNNNNNNNNNNNNNNNNNNNNNNNNNNNNNNNNNNNNNNNNNNNNNNNNNNNNNNNNNNNNNNNNNNNNNNNNNNNNNNNNNNNNNNNNNNNNNNNNNNNNNNNNNNNNNNNNNNNNNNNNNNNNNNNNNNNNNNNNNNNNNNNNNNNNNNNNNNNNNNNNNNNNNNNNNNNNNNNNNNNNNNNNNNNNNNNNNNNNNNNNNNNNNNNNN belongs to Oryzias melastigma strain HK-1 linkage group LG18, ASM292280v2, whole genome shotgun sequence and includes:
- the plpp3 gene encoding phospholipid phosphatase 3 isoform X2 → MQKYMYEKAMAQETRNGGASTLNNSGVGTGKKKVLVVLDIFCLLLAMLPTLVLHHTFARPYQRGLYCSDSSLKYPYQSSTVPTSVLLIVGLTLPVVSIMIGECFRIHQLHDGTKSFVGNPYVAALYKQIGVFLFGCAVSQSFTDIAKVSVGRMRPHFLDVCKPDFSTIDCSVGYITNYTCTGRDSEVQEARKSFFSGHASFSLYTMLYLAFYIQSRFTWRGARLLRPLLQFTVLMMAFYTGLSRVSDHKHHPTDVLAGFVQGALVAYCIVYYVSDLFKPREKVVSPPPSPIKKELLPSSDIIERNNHHNMV
- the plpp3 gene encoding phospholipid phosphatase 3 isoform X1, whose translation is MQKYMYEKAMAQETRNGGASTLNNSGVGTGKKKVLVVLDIFCLLLASLPFLIIETSTVNPYQRGFYCSDESIRYPQKEGDTISDAVLCGAGILIVSFSIMIGECFRIHQLHDGTKSFVGNPYVAALYKQIGVFLFGCAVSQSFTDIAKVSVGRMRPHFLDVCKPDFSTIDCSVGYITNYTCTGRDSEVQEARKSFFSGHASFSLYTMLYLAFYIQSRFTWRGARLLRPLLQFTVLMMAFYTGLSRVSDHKHHPTDVLAGFVQGALVAYCIVYYVSDLFKPREKVVSPPPSPIKKELLPSSDIIERNNHHNMV